The following are from one region of the Nicotiana tabacum cultivar K326 chromosome 3, ASM71507v2, whole genome shotgun sequence genome:
- the LOC107813939 gene encoding uncharacterized protein LOC107813939: MGELETGRGLNQELCLARAADTHWGSHYKSFKNFISMFGSIIDVLDTIVVDARTLEERAKAKGYLSTCQTFEVAFMLHLMRDVLGITNKLNTSSQKKEQDSANAILLVEVIIDWKVQELNARFNEVTTKLLVGVACLNPVDSFSSFDINKILMMVELYPDNFDENIMVTLKNQLETYIVDIRDVDERFSNLQGLVDLSETLVKTKKHLNYPFVFRLVKFALLLPVVTGTVERTFSAMKLIKSELRNRMNDEFMSGCLVPYVERKIFNVISDETIMNTFQDMKTRRGQL, from the exons ATGGGTGAACTTGAAACTGGTAGGGGTTTGAATCAAGAACTTTGTCTTGCAAGAGCTGCCGATACTCATTGGGGTTCGCACTACAAATCTTTTAAGAACTTTATTTCTATGTTTGGATCAATTATTGATGTTCTTGATACTATTGTTGTTGATGCGAGGACTTTAGAAGAAAGAGCTAAGGCAAAGGGATATCTTAGCACTTGTCAAACGTTTGAGGTTGCTTTCATGTTGCACCTAATGAGAGATGTTTTGGGGATCACAAATAAGCTTAATACATCCTCACAAAAAAAGGAGCAAGATAGTGCAAATGCTATTCTACTTGTTGAAGTG ATTATTGATTGGAAAGTTCAAGAACTCAATGCTCGTTTTAATGAGGTGACAACGAAATTGCTTGTTGGAGTAGCTTGCTTAAATCCAGTTGATTCGTTTTCCAGTTTTGACATAAACAAGATATTGATGATGGTTGAATTATATCCTGACAATTTTGATGAGAATATAATGGTTACGCTCAAGAATCAACTTGAAACTTATATTGTTGATATTCGTGATGTTGATGAAAGGTTCTCAAATCTACAAGGACTTGTTGATCTTTCTGAAACACTAGTTAAGACAAAGAAGCATTTGAATTATCCATTTGTGTTTCGCCTTGTAAAATTTGCTTTGCTTTTACCAGTTGTCACTGGTACAGTTGAAAGAACTTTTTCGGCGATGAAGTTGATCAAGAGTGAATTGCGAAACCGAATGAATGACGAATTCATGAGCGGTTGTTTGGTACCTTatgtagaaagaaaaatatttaacgTCATTTCTGATGAGACTATTATGAATACGTTTCAGGACATGAAAACTCGTAGAGGACAGTTATAA